The Pyrenophora tritici-repentis strain M4 chromosome 8, whole genome shotgun sequence genome contains a region encoding:
- a CDS encoding CypX, Cytochrome P450: MIQVRRFYKDLPKPPHSFLFGHLKILGEAYAALPSNSHYHAAVTSIANKYNMPGVFYLDIWPISWGQVVVTDPDCALHMTAVRNHPKHIAETLATEPLIGDANIVGSNGQRWRELHKMLSPAFSISHVTNLRPMVADEVMKFRAILHQKAKTGEVFKLEEHCMNMTFDIIFTTTLGYSLDAQTKGNDALTHFEDMCHIAIESRDSWNFVRNFFINRRRDAERNKLDKVLVKLIRERFELVKRENLDLSDKRGLGIMDLILRDYVQSGATELDPMFLQDALSHFKTLLFAGTGTTSDTICFAFMLLTANPDVVRKMREEHDRVFTQGIEATCEMLKVESQRLHQLTYTKNVIKEVLRIFPIGNTARAGIDTIPYNGVEWPTKDQMVCPVQLHMHMNPELFSDPTKFDPDRFEREDFPRHAWRPFERGPRACLGQPLAMDELLIIFLLITRDFDFSCSGLKPNKTPRTEWTDLDLIFGDRAYQEFVFEARPRDGMPMTVKKSNWPS, from the exons ATGATACAAGTCCGACGGTTCTACAAAGACCTC CCCAAGCCGCCTCACAGCTTCCTATTCGGTCACTTGAAGATACTTGGTGAAGCTTACGCGGCGCTTCCGAGCAATAGCCATTATCATGCAGCGGTGACCTCTATAGCGAACAAGTACAACATGCCAGGAGTCTTCTATCTCGACATATGGCCAATTTCCTGGGGACAGGTTGTCGTAACAGACCCTGACTGCGCTCTCCACATGACAGCTGTTCGGAATCATCCAAAGCATATAGCGGAGACTCTAGCGACAGAACCTCTGATCGGGGACGCCAACATTGTCGGTTCAAATGGACAGCGCTGGAGAGAACTACACAAGATGCTCAGCCCTGCTTTCTCCATTTCGCATGTCACAAATTTGAGGCCAATGGTCGCTGATGAAGTCATGAAATTTAGAGCGATCCTTCACCAGAAAGCTAAAACCGGGGAGGTGTTCAAGCTCGAAGAACATTGCATGAACATGACATTCGATATCATTTTTACAACAACCTTGGGCTACTCACTTGACGCTCAGACCAAAGGCAACGATGCTTTGACGCACTTTGAGGATATGTGTCACATAGCAATCGAGTCAAGAGACTCCTGGAACTTTGTCCGCAACTTTTTTATCAACAGAAGGCGCGACGCAGAGAGGAATAAGCTCGACAAAGTCTTGGTCAAGCTTATTAGGGAAAGATTTGAACTTGTGAAAC GTGAAAATCTCGATCTCTCGGATAAGCGCGGACTCGGTATCATGGATCTCATTTTGAGAGACTACGTACAAAGTGGTGCAACGGAACTTGACCCCATGTTCTTGCAAGATGCTTTGTCGCATTTTAAGACACTACTCTTTGCTGGCACCGGCACGACATCCGACACTATCTGCTTTGCTTTCATGCTGCTCACCGCCAATCCTGACGTGGTCCGAAAAATGCGGGAAGAGCACGACCGTGTTTTTACTCAGGGTATTGAAGCAACATGCGAGATGCTGAAAGTGGAATCGCAGAGACTCCACCAACTTACTTACACGAAGAATGTGATCAAAGAAGTCCTCAGGATTTTCCCAATCGGCAACACTGCGCGTGCAGGAATCGATACTATCCCTTACAATGGCGTTGAATGGCCGACAAAAGATCAAATGGTCTGCCCAGTCCAGTTGCATATGCACATGAACCCCGAACTCTTTTCAG ACCCCACGAAGTTCGATCCAGACCGTTTCGAACGCGAAGATTTCCCTCGACATGCATGGCGTCCTTTCGAAAGAGGCCCACGTGCATGCTTGGGACAACCGCTGGCAATGGACGAGCTTTTGATTATCTTCTTGCTCATCACGAGAGATTTTGACTTCTCCTGCTCAGGGTTGAAACCAAACAAGACACCGAGGACTGAGTGGACTGATCTTGATTTGATCTTTGGGGATCGAGCATATCAAGAATTCGTCTTCGAGGCTAGGCCACGAGACGGCATGCCGATGACAGTCAAGAAGTCTAATTGGCCATCATGA